A single Micromonospora sp. CCTCC AA 2012012 DNA region contains:
- a CDS encoding alpha/beta fold hydrolase — translation MRSPLSAARVRRALATRRRRVVAASAVLVLAAVAVVWATRPGQPAFRTESATVTVRSGPDGNEPVDLDTTLYLPADASAGRKVPAVLLGHGFGGTKESVRSDAEDLVGRGYAVLAWSARGFGRSGGQIHLDSPDYEVRDAQRLLDRLAARPEIRTDAPGDPRVGVVGGSYGGGLALLLAAQDPRVDAIVPMITWNDLSRAFLPESTGKAPTEGVFKKGWAGIFFGSGGSAGSGPAGVSGGTSGQPEGAPASAGPPSPQPGAGPGTGSGRAPGGAADPSCGRFAADVCAAYLRIATTGRADQAAVDLLRRSSPAGVLDRIKAPTLLVQGEADTLFPLAEADANARGIAAAGTPVRVAWFTGGHDGGSGPTSDSDRVKFLTAQWLDHYVKGDGPAPGDDFTFSRIAGFDALDRGLVATGYRTADYPGVTGEGRREVEVTGPAQTVANPPNGNPAAISSVPFAGALGSLLDGVAGDIPGQHARFESAPLDDAVDVVGSPTVRIRAASATGEAVLFVKLYDVDPQGAATLPDGLVAPVRLTGLPKTVDAAAPVTVTLPAIVRRVEAGHRLRVVVATSDQAYAGPAEPAVYTVAPGGGALTLPTVDGEPIPTSATVWRWVLVGLLAAIAVGLVAVVLVARRRRGRQDSSVHPEYAGTPLAVRRLRKEYADGFVAVSEVDFEVHPGQVVGLLGPNGAGKTTTLRVLMGLTQPTAGEIYVFGHRLVPGSPVLSRIGALVEGPGFLPHLSGLDNLKAYWRATGRPWDDAHFDQALEIAGLGDSVHRRTKNYSHGMRQRLAIAQAMLGLPELLVLDEPTDGLDPPQIAEMRRVLQRYATDGRAVLVSSHLLAEVEQTCTHAVVVNKGRIVASGPVEEIVGESPSVLFDVSDPAAARTVLDRLHGVRVLPDGEGGLVVDTNGTPRSDVVAELVRAGIGVDRVVPRRRLEDAFLALVGENSRGSGDR, via the coding sequence ATGAGATCACCGCTGTCGGCCGCGCGGGTCCGGCGTGCCCTCGCCACCCGCCGACGCCGCGTCGTCGCGGCCTCGGCGGTGCTCGTCCTGGCGGCCGTCGCCGTCGTCTGGGCGACCCGCCCGGGGCAGCCGGCCTTCCGCACCGAGTCGGCGACGGTGACCGTCCGCTCCGGGCCGGACGGCAACGAGCCGGTCGACCTGGACACCACGCTCTATCTGCCGGCGGACGCCTCCGCCGGCCGCAAGGTGCCGGCGGTGCTGCTGGGGCACGGCTTCGGGGGCACCAAGGAGTCGGTCCGCTCCGACGCGGAGGACCTGGTCGGGCGCGGTTACGCGGTGCTCGCCTGGAGCGCCCGAGGCTTCGGCCGCAGCGGCGGTCAGATCCACCTGGACAGCCCCGACTACGAGGTGCGGGACGCCCAGCGGCTGCTCGACCGGCTGGCCGCCCGCCCGGAGATCCGTACCGACGCACCCGGTGACCCCCGGGTCGGCGTGGTCGGTGGCTCGTACGGTGGCGGGCTGGCCCTGCTGCTCGCCGCCCAGGACCCCCGGGTCGACGCGATCGTCCCGATGATCACCTGGAACGACCTGTCCCGCGCCTTCCTGCCGGAGAGCACCGGGAAGGCGCCCACCGAGGGCGTGTTCAAGAAGGGCTGGGCCGGGATCTTCTTCGGCAGCGGCGGCAGCGCCGGCTCCGGCCCGGCCGGCGTCTCCGGCGGCACCTCCGGGCAGCCGGAGGGCGCACCGGCGTCGGCCGGACCGCCCAGCCCGCAGCCCGGAGCGGGCCCCGGCACCGGCTCCGGTCGCGCCCCCGGTGGCGCCGCCGACCCGTCCTGCGGCCGGTTCGCCGCCGACGTCTGCGCCGCGTACCTGCGGATCGCCACCACCGGGCGGGCCGACCAGGCGGCGGTGGACCTGCTGCGCCGCTCCTCGCCGGCCGGCGTGCTGGACCGGATCAAGGCGCCCACCCTGCTGGTGCAGGGAGAGGCGGACACCCTCTTCCCGCTGGCCGAGGCGGACGCCAACGCGCGCGGCATCGCCGCGGCCGGCACCCCCGTACGGGTCGCCTGGTTCACCGGCGGACACGACGGCGGGTCCGGGCCGACCTCCGACTCGGACCGGGTGAAGTTCCTGACCGCGCAGTGGCTCGACCACTACGTCAAGGGCGACGGCCCCGCGCCGGGCGACGACTTCACCTTCTCCCGGATCGCCGGTTTCGACGCGCTCGACCGGGGCCTCGTCGCCACCGGCTACCGGACCGCCGACTATCCGGGCGTCACCGGGGAGGGCCGGCGTGAGGTCGAGGTCACCGGCCCGGCCCAGACCGTCGCCAACCCGCCCAACGGCAACCCGGCCGCCATCTCCTCGGTGCCCTTCGCCGGGGCGCTCGGCTCGCTGCTGGACGGGGTCGCCGGCGACATCCCCGGACAGCACGCCCGCTTCGAGTCCGCGCCGCTGGACGACGCGGTCGACGTGGTCGGCTCGCCGACGGTCCGGATCCGCGCCGCGTCGGCGACCGGCGAGGCGGTGCTCTTCGTCAAGCTCTACGACGTCGACCCGCAGGGCGCCGCCACGCTCCCCGACGGCCTCGTCGCGCCGGTCCGGCTGACCGGCCTGCCGAAGACCGTCGACGCCGCCGCGCCCGTCACGGTCACCCTGCCGGCGATCGTCCGCCGGGTCGAGGCCGGGCACCGGCTGCGGGTCGTCGTGGCCACCTCCGACCAGGCGTACGCGGGCCCGGCCGAGCCGGCCGTCTACACCGTCGCCCCCGGCGGCGGGGCGCTGACCCTGCCGACGGTCGACGGCGAGCCCATCCCCACCAGCGCCACCGTCTGGCGCTGGGTGCTGGTCGGGCTGCTCGCCGCGATCGCGGTCGGGCTCGTCGCGGTCGTCCTGGTGGCGCGCCGCCGGCGTGGTCGCCAGGACAGCTCCGTGCACCCGGAGTACGCGGGCACCCCGCTCGCCGTCCGCCGGCTCCGCAAGGAGTACGCGGACGGCTTCGTCGCCGTCTCGGAGGTGGACTTCGAGGTGCACCCCGGTCAGGTGGTCGGCCTGCTCGGCCCGAACGGCGCCGGCAAGACCACCACCCTGCGGGTGCTGATGGGGCTGACCCAGCCGACGGCCGGGGAGATCTATGTCTTCGGGCACCGGTTGGTGCCCGGCTCGCCGGTGCTGTCCCGGATCGGTGCGCTGGTGGAGGGGCCGGGCTTCCTGCCGCACCTGTCCGGGCTGGACAACCTGAAGGCGTACTGGCGGGCGACCGGGCGGCCCTGGGACGACGCGCACTTCGACCAGGCGTTGGAGATCGCCGGCCTGGGTGACTCGGTGCACCGGCGGACGAAGAACTACAGCCACGGCATGCGGCAGCGGCTCGCCATCGCGCAGGCCATGCTCGGCCTGCCCGAGTTGCTGGTGCTGGACGAGCCGACCGACGGCCTGGACCCGCCGCAGATCGCCGAGATGCGCCGGGTGCTCCAGCGCTACGCCACCGACGGCCGGGCGGTGCTGGTCTCCAGCCACCTGCTGGCCGAGGTGGAGCAGACCTGCACCCACGCGGTGGTGGTGAACAAGGGGCGGATCGTGGCGTCCGGCCCGGTCGAGGAGATCGTCGGCGAGTCGCCGAGCGTGCTCTTCGACGTCTCCGACCCGGCCGCCGCCCGTACGGTGCTGGACCGGCTGCACGGCGTCCGGGTGCTGCCCGACGGCGAGGGCGGCCTGGTGGTGGACACCAACGGCACCCCGCGCAGCGACGTGGTGGCGGAGCTGGTGCGGGCCGGCATCGGGGTGGACCGGGTGGTGCCCCGGCGCCGCCTGGAGGACGCGTTCCTCGCCCTGGTGGGCGAGAACTCTCGGGGAAGTGGGGACCGGTGA
- a CDS encoding ABC transporter permease produces the protein MGQSSATETVGPGGAAIGYRPSATMPFAAEFRRQASRRRTQLALGFMVLLPLIILVAFQFDSGNDDNNGRNEFGSLVDLATSGGLNFTLFTIFVSAGFLLVVVVALFCGDTVASEASWGSLRYLLAVPVPRARLLTVKLVVALAYSALALLLLAGTALLAGTLRYGWSPLRSQVSAELAPTEGLLRLLAVLGYLAVVLLVVAGLAFLLSVATDAALGAVGGAVLLWILSSILDQITALGGLRALLPTHYSSAWLGLLSTPVQTDDVVRGAISAVSYATLFWGLAFWRFTRKDITS, from the coding sequence ATGGGGCAGTCGTCCGCGACGGAGACGGTCGGTCCGGGTGGGGCGGCGATCGGCTACCGGCCGTCGGCCACCATGCCCTTCGCGGCGGAGTTCCGCCGGCAGGCGTCGCGGCGGCGTACCCAGCTGGCGCTGGGGTTCATGGTGCTGCTGCCGCTGATCATCCTGGTGGCGTTCCAGTTCGACTCCGGCAACGACGACAACAACGGGCGCAACGAGTTCGGCAGCCTGGTCGACCTGGCCACCTCGGGCGGGCTCAACTTCACCCTCTTCACGATCTTCGTCTCGGCGGGGTTCCTGCTGGTCGTGGTCGTGGCGCTGTTCTGCGGGGACACGGTGGCCAGCGAGGCGAGCTGGGGCAGCCTGCGCTACCTGCTGGCCGTCCCGGTGCCCCGGGCCCGGCTGCTCACGGTGAAGCTGGTGGTGGCGCTCGCGTACTCGGCGCTGGCGCTGCTGCTGCTCGCCGGCACCGCCCTGCTCGCCGGCACCCTCCGGTACGGCTGGTCGCCGCTGCGCAGCCAGGTCTCCGCGGAACTGGCCCCGACCGAGGGGCTGCTGCGGCTGCTGGCGGTGCTCGGCTATCTGGCGGTCGTACTCCTGGTGGTGGCCGGCCTGGCGTTCCTGCTCTCGGTGGCCACGGACGCCGCGCTGGGCGCGGTCGGCGGTGCGGTGCTGCTCTGGATCCTCTCCAGCATCCTGGACCAGATCACCGCGCTCGGCGGCCTGCGCGCCCTCCTGCCGACCCACTACAGCAGCGCGTGGCTGGGCCTGCTCTCCACGCCGGTGCAGACCGACGACGTGGTCCGCGGGGCCATCTCGGCGGTCAGCTACGCGACCCTCTTCTGGGGGCTGGCCTTCTGGCGCTTCACCCGCAAGGACATCACCAGCTGA
- a CDS encoding DoxX family protein, producing the protein MSPDRLNGPTLSLYRMVVGLLFLCHGLSSLLGVLGGNRGTGHAVPAGQWPGWWAALIQAVCGALVLVGLLTRPAALLASGSMAYAYFTVHQPERLLPIRNGGEPAVLFCWAFVLIAVLGPGSWALDAVLRRGRTSAGPRPAPRSSVPA; encoded by the coding sequence ATGAGTCCCGATCGGCTGAACGGTCCGACCCTCTCCCTGTACCGCATGGTCGTCGGCCTGCTCTTCCTCTGCCACGGCCTCTCGTCGCTGCTCGGCGTCCTCGGCGGCAACCGGGGCACCGGCCACGCGGTGCCGGCAGGGCAGTGGCCGGGCTGGTGGGCGGCGCTGATCCAGGCGGTCTGCGGCGCGCTGGTGCTCGTCGGGCTCCTCACCCGCCCCGCCGCGCTCCTCGCCTCCGGTTCCATGGCGTACGCCTATTTCACCGTGCACCAGCCCGAACGGCTGCTGCCGATCCGTAACGGCGGCGAGCCGGCGGTCCTGTTCTGCTGGGCGTTCGTGCTGATCGCGGTGCTCGGCCCGGGCAGTTGGGCGCTGGACGCGGTGCTCCGGCGCGGCCGGACCTCCGCCGGACCCCGACCGGCCCCGCGCTCCTCGGTGCCGGCCTGA
- a CDS encoding ArsR/SmtB family transcription factor: MELHEPELRDVPVTAVLAALADEVRLQIVRTLAGGGEHVCGTFELGISKATRSHHLKVLREAGLTRTRVAGTSRYVRLRRDELDRLYPGLLDAVLAAPHRA, encoded by the coding sequence ATGGAGCTGCACGAGCCCGAACTGCGCGACGTACCGGTCACCGCCGTCCTGGCGGCGCTGGCCGACGAGGTCCGGCTGCAGATCGTGCGGACCCTCGCCGGGGGTGGCGAGCACGTCTGCGGCACCTTCGAGCTGGGCATCTCCAAGGCCACCCGGAGTCACCACCTGAAGGTGCTGCGCGAGGCGGGACTGACCCGGACCCGGGTCGCCGGCACCAGCCGGTACGTCCGGCTGCGCCGCGACGAGCTGGACCGCCTCTATCCCGGCCTGCTCGACGCGGTCCTCGCCGCACCGCACCGCGCCTGA